GGACCGCGAGATCGAGCCGATCGACCTGTTCGAAGCGATTCGCACCGAAGGCGGCGGGCTCGCGGCCGACATCCTGAGGCGCGCATGGAACACGTGAGCCAGATCTTCCACGACCTCGTCGTCCACCTCGGCTATCCGGGGCTGTTCGTCGTGATGTTCCTCGGCAACATCGGGACGCCGGTCGGCACCGAGGTCGTGATGCCGACCGCCGGCGCGCTCGCGGCGCAAGGGCATTTCCCGGCGCTCGGGACGCTCCCCGCCTGGATTTTGGTCGCGATTGTCGGCACGTTCGGCGAGCTGTGCGGCGCGACGACGCTGTATGCTGTGGGCCACTTCGGCGGGCTGCCGTTCGTGCACCGTTACGGCAAGTACGTCGGCTTCAAGGAGCGCGAGCTCGGGCACGTGCAGCGGTTCTACGCGCGGTTCGGCAACTGGGCCGTGCTGCTCGCGCGCTTCGTGCCGTTCGTGCGCGGCGTCGCCTCGCTCCCGGCCGGCCTCGCGCGGATGCCGCTCCCGCTGTTCTTGTTCTTCACCGCGCTGGGGTCGGTGATCTTTTGTTTCGGCCTGGCGTACCTCGGCGATGTCGCCGGCAAGAACCTCGACACCATCCTCGCCTCGCTGCACAAGGCCGCGCTCGCGATCATCATCATCGTAGTGCTGGCGATCGCCGGCGCAATCGTATGGTGGCGCTTGAACGCAAAGAAGCGGGCCGCTGCAACGTAACGAGGAATACGCGCACCTCGCGAGCAGAACGGCGTCGCCGAGTCATTCGTGGGAACGCTCAAGCTGGGGTGCGTCTGGCAAAATCGATTCGAGACGTATGCCGAGACGAAGGCGGCGATCACGGCCTGGGTCACCCACCACAACGAGTCATGACCGCATTCGCGGCTCGACTACGTCCGGCGACGGAACCGCGCAGCCGGCAGGCTGAACTAAGCGCCTAATCTGTCCAGAAACCTCGGGGTCAGTTCAGTTGCGAGGCGGGGTCGTGGACGTCGCCTCGATAGGCGTCCGGGGTCGTCCAGGCGCCGAGCGAGGAGTCATAGGCGCGGACGCCGTTGATGGCCACCGTGCTGACTC
The window above is part of the Candidatus Eremiobacterota bacterium genome. Proteins encoded here:
- a CDS encoding DedA family protein; the protein is MEHVSQIFHDLVVHLGYPGLFVVMFLGNIGTPVGTEVVMPTAGALAAQGHFPALGTLPAWILVAIVGTFGELCGATTLYAVGHFGGLPFVHRYGKYVGFKERELGHVQRFYARFGNWAVLLARFVPFVRGVASLPAGLARMPLPLFLFFTALGSVIFCFGLAYLGDVAGKNLDTILASLHKAALAIIIIVVLAIAGAIVWWRLNAKKRAAAT